Proteins encoded within one genomic window of Macrobrachium nipponense isolate FS-2020 chromosome 8, ASM1510439v2, whole genome shotgun sequence:
- the LOC135222847 gene encoding telomerase Cajal body protein 1-like: MEQDEQEDPALTAKKAALLALLDASSSVNGHGDFQEAYINPSVSEGSGKSETSVQNCMLQSVEQMEQENGIPSTVCTSSPQTNCHKNSESISVDNESPNIAPRPKVDGHKNSKLTCVDSESPNAPKEIFAPLLALNFEKEFQSSEDNFTKGCKWSPDGSCLLVGSNDKMLRIFNLPSRVSCGDIQDESWFFEESSKHINPALTMKEGECIYDYTWYPAMHSSDAQSCCFAVTCRGCPVHLWDAWHGKLICSYLPYDHLDQLVAAYSIAFNLDGSELFCGFNKAIRIFQVSRPGREFVKIDARDQPGIISCMAFNPVLPSVFVAGSYLGNLGLYSTDRNALFCRIDGCPGGMTQIKFSSDGIKLFSGARMNNKILCWDLRNPGKLLWSFRREVNTNQRISFDLEPHSNNFLISGTTNGSVLKWNLQDLPLPDGEDPEMIKTSSKFVAHKDCCNGVSLNPHFPVLATSSGQRHFPEPQSCSSSDSSSEDDGPLFLHRKNKYENSVKLWWLG, translated from the exons ATGGAACAGGACGAGCAAGAAGATCCAGCTTTAACTGCAAAAAAAGCTGCTTTGTTGGCGCTTTTAGATGCATCTTCAAGTGTTAACGGTCATGGTGATTTTCAAGAAGCTTATATAAATCCTTCTGTCTCAGAGGGTAGTGGTAAATCAGAAACCTCCGTGCAAAACTGTATGTTACAAAGTGTAGAACAGATGGAACAGGAAAATGGTATTCCCTCCACAGTGTGTACATCAAGTCCTCAGACTAACTGTCATAAAAACTCTGAATCTATTTCTGTTGATAATGAATCACCTAACATTGCACCAAGACCTAAGGTTGACGGTCATAAAAACTCTAAATTAACTTGTGTAGACAGTGAATCACCTAATGCTCCGAAAGAGATATTTGCTCCACTGTTGgctcttaattttgaaaaagaattccagtcatcTGAGGATAACTTCACTAAAGGTTGCAAATG GTCTCCAGATGGTTCTTGCTTACTTGTTGGAAGCAATGACAAAATGCTTCGGATATTCAACCTCCCATCACGGGTATCATGTGGTGATATTCAAG ATGAGAGCTGGTTTTTTGAGGAGTCTTCAAAACACATCAACCCTGCTTTAACCATGAAAGAGGGAGAGTGTATTTATGATTATACCTGGTATCCAGCAATGCATTCGAGTGATGCACAGTCATgttg TTTTGCAGTAACTTGCCGTGGATGTCCAGTCCACCTGTGGGATGCTTGGCATGGCAAGCTGATATGTAGTTATCTACCATACGATCA CCTTGATCAGCTTGTTGCGGCTTACAGCATTGCTTTCAATTTAGATGGCTCGGAGCTCTTTTGTGGTTTTAATAAAGCCATCAGGATATTTCAAGTATCTCGACCTGGCAGAGAATTTGTTAAAATTGATGCAAGAG atcAGCCAGGTATCATTTCTTGCATGGCTTTTAATCCTGTCCTGCCATCAGTGTTTGTAGCTGGGAGCTATCTAGGAAATTTAG GCCTGTATAGTACAGATAGGAATGCATTATTCTGTCGGATAGATGGCTGTCCAGGGGGCATGACACAGATCAAATTTAGCTCTGATGGTATAAAACTCTTTTCAGGAGCTCGCATG AACAATAAAATATTGTGTTGGGATCTTAGAAACCCAGGGAAACTGCTCTGGTCATTTAGAAGAGAGGTGAATACTAACCAAAGGATTAGTTTTGATCTTGAGCCACATTCCAATAACTTCCTTATTTCAG GCACCACAAATGGGTCAGTTCTTAAGTGGAACTTGCAGGATTTACCACTCCCTGATGGTGAGGACCCAGAAATGATCAAGACATCTTCAAAGTTTGTTGCTCATAAAGACTGCTGTAATGGTGTGAG TTTAAATCCACATTTCCCAGTACTAGCCACAAGCTCTGGTCAGCGCCACTTCCCAGAGCCACAGTCATGTTCTAGCTCAGACTCCTCCTCTGAAGATGATGGACCCTTATTTTTGCATaggaaaaacaaatatgaaaattctgTAAAATTATGGTGGCTTGGGTGA